The Candidatus Bathyarchaeota archaeon region GCCGGTGATGCTGTAGACGTCTTGGATTGGGATACGGAGTGGTTTGTTGGTTGGTTTTGGTGGGAGTTCTAGTAGGTCGAATGCTTCCATCAAGGTTGGGCCAGTGTACCAGGGCATCTTTTCGCTCTTCTTGACCAAGTTGTCGCCTGTCCAACCTGAAACGGGTATGAAGTTGATTTTTTCAATCTTGTAACCGATGGTCTTGAGCATTCTTGAGATTTCGTTCTTCATTTCGTCGTAGCGTTCTTTGCCCCAGTTTACTTGAGCGTCATCCATCTTGTTGATGGCAACGATTAGTTGGCGGATGCCTAAAGTGAATGCTAAGAATGCGTGTTCGCGGGTTTGGCCACCTGGACCGATGCCTGCTTCGAACTCGCCTTTCTTGGCTGAGCTGAAGAGGACTGCTGCGTCAGCTTGGCTTGCGCCAGTGATCATGTTTTTGATGAAGTCACGGTGACCTGGTGCATCGATGACTGTCATGTTGTATTTCTTGGTGGGGAATTGTAGGAATCGAAGGTCGATTGTGACACCGCGTTCGCGTTCTTCTTTTAGGTTGTCGAGAACCCATGCGAAGTGGAACGTGGCTTTGCCCATTGCTTCGGCTTCTGCTTTGTAAGCATCGATTGTTCTTTGGTCAATGACGCCGGCTAAGTATAGTAAGTGTCCTGTGGTTGTTGATTTGCCGTTGTCAACGTGCCCCATGATGATGATGTTTAGGTGGGGTTTATCACTTTTGCTCATGTTCATTTCCTCTATTATTCTTACCTAAATTTTGAAATTCGGTTAACACATCAGTCCTCCGCTTATTAAAAGTTTATGATAACCATTGTGCTTGGGGTATGACCACATTAGCGCTCAATTAACAACAACACTACATAGTTTATTACCTAAAGCAGCACTAATGCGTGATGTATGACCGCCAAAGAAGGCATATCGGTAGTTACAACCACTTGGAACGAGCGGGAGAACATCGAGGAACTTATCCGAAGAATCCGCCAAACCCTCAAAGATACACCGCACGAAGTAATCGTGATAGACGACAACTCATCGGACGGCACCTTAGAAGTCGCCAAACCCTTAGCTGACGTAGCCATCGGCAAATCCCGAGAGGGGCAAACCAAAGGTTTACTGTTCGGTGCAAAACAAGCCAAGTTTCCGACTATAGTTACGATTGACTCTGACTTAGAGAACAGCCCCGAATTAATTCCCGAACTTGTTGAGCAACTTGCCAAGTACGATGTTGTTGTGGCTTGCAGAACTCGGCTGCCGCGTTTCTCTGAGAAGTGGGCGGCTAAAACGTTGGGTAAAATCGTTGGGGTTTCAGATTTTTACTCTAATTTTAGGGCTTACAAAAAAGAAGCCATAGTGAACTTTGATTTGGGTGGGGGTGAAACTTTTGGTGGGGAACTTTTGATTTTGGCTAAGAAGAGTGGGTTTAGGGTTGGAGAGGTCAAGTATGATGCTCCGCCGCGTCGTGGGCAGCCAAGGATTGGGGGCGTGGTTAGGGCGAATTGGCGAATTTCTGTGGCATCTCTGAAGTGTTGGTTTATGTATTATTTATAAATCAAACAGTTAACCGCTTGTTTATTTAATAAATCAATATTTTTTAACATATTTTTTTGCTTTTACGACTAAGATTATTAAGCAGAAAAGTAATTGACGATAAGGGAGAACAGAGCATGCCAATAGAAGTCCCTCTGGACGGTTTCTGGCACTTCAAAGGCTACAAAGCCTGCGACGGGGAAGAACTAGGCGCACACACAACACAATGCCGACTCGATGACTGGCTGCTAGCCGAAGCCCCACTCACCGCCCACACCAACCTACTAAACCACAACCTCATCCCCGACCCCTTCAAGGGTTGCAACGAACGCGAAGTCCAATGGGTAAGCGAGAACGAATGGTGGTACCGCAAAGAAATAGAACTCACCCCTGAAGTAACCAGCAAAGACGCAGTGGAGCTTTACTTTGGCGGGTTAGACACTTTTGCCACCATATGGGTCAACGATTTTAAAGTGGGCGAGGCAAACAACATGTTCACGCCGTGGCGATTCAACGTAAAAAACATCGCTAAAGCAGGCAAAAACTTGATCGCCATACGATTCAAACCCGTCTGCAAAGTAGCCCGCGAACTTGAACAGCAACATAAACAGAAATACGCCTGCCTAAGCGCCGAAAACTTTAGCGCAAGACCATACGTACGCAAAGCGCAGTACTCGTTTGGGTGGGATTGGGGGCCCACGTTGCCGACGGCAGGCATCTGGCGGGAAGCAAAAATCTTGGCGTACAATAAGGCAAGACTCGGCTATGTTGCTGCGTCGCCACTTGAGGTTTCTAAGCAGAAGGCCAAGGTAAAGTTGTCCGCTGAAATTCACGCTTCGGAAGAATCTGATTTAACAGTAAATTTCGTTTTGGACGGTTTTGGGCAGAAGTACAACGTGGAAGTCCCCATAAAAGTCTCTGAGGGAAGAAACTTTGCGGACTACACCATCGAAGTGGCTGAGCCAAGACTTTGGTGGCCCAGAGGTTATGGCGACGCAGCCCTCTATGATGCAGCCGTAAAAATTTATTCAGGCCCAGAAGTACTGGATGAAGCAGCAGTCAAAGTGGGCATCAGAAGCATAAAACTCGTCGAAGAACCAGACGGGGAAGGCAAAACCTTCATCTTCCAAATAAACGGACAAAACGTGTTTTGCAAAGGTGCCAACTGGATTCCCGCTGACTCTTTTCTGCCAAAAGTCAACTTAGACCGATACACGCGCCTGCTGAGGTTGGCTACTGACGCCAACTTTAACATGCTCCGAGTTTGGGGGGGAGGGGTTTATGAAGCTGATGAATTCTACGATTTATGCGACAACTTGGGGGTAATGGTTTGGCAGGATTTTATGTACGTCTGCGCGGGATACCCTGAGGAAGAGTGGTTTCTCAGAGAAGCAGAACGTGAAGCCATGGAAGCGATTCTACGCTTGAGGCGGCATCCCTCGATTGTAGTTTGGTGCGGTAATAACGAGAACCAATGGCTTCACAGCGTCCTTTGGAAGGCACGGGATAAAGTAGACCGATTGTATGGGTCAAAAATCTATGAATCACTACTCGCGCGCGTCTGTCAAAGTCTCGACCCCACGCGACCCTACAGGCCCAGTTCGCCCTTTGGCGGCTCAGACTCAAGCGGTAGACACGAAGGTGACCGCCACAACTGGGAAGTTTGGAGCCAAGGACTCGACTACCCCACATACCTGCAAGATACCGGGAGATTCATCTCAGAATTCGGCTGGCAAGCACCACCCACCTTGGAACTGCTAACCGCATACCTCGAAAAAGAAGACCTCACCCCCAACTCCTACGCTTTTCGGGCACATGAAAAGCAAACAGGCGGGTTAGAGTTGCTCCGCGCATTGCTTGCCATACATTACCCTGTTCCAGATGACCTGCGCCTCTTTGTGCTCTACAGCCAGCTAAACCAAGGCGACGCCCTAAAAACAGCTGTCACACATTGGAGAAGTCGCATGTATAAAACCAGCGGGTGCCTAATTTGGCAGCTCAACGATTGCTGGCCCGTTATCAGCTGGAGCCTAATCGACTATGGGCTTAATCCAAAAGCAGCATACTACTACGTTAAGCGGGCGTGTCAACCAATCATTGCGCCACTAATCCTTAAACAGAACAGAATAGAAGGTTACGTCATTAACGAGACTGACACGAAATTGGATGGGACGTTTAGTTTTGAGCTCGTGACTTTTGGCGGCAAAGTCTTGCACAGCGTACACGCGGGTGTCTCCGTTCCCGCGTTTAGCTCGAAGTTGGTTTTTGAGAGTGAATTAAACAAAATTCCAAGAAAAGAAAACTGCATCTTAACCGCGACATTAAGAAACTCTGATGCTGTGCTTGCAGAAGACGCCAGAACGGTTGCGGAACCCAAAGACCTCAAACTGCCCCCGCCCCAAATCCAAGTTGCAGTCACCAAGGTTGGAACAAAAACCTTTGAAATATCCTTTCAGTCCAAAAACTATACCAAAGCACTCAAAATCGAACTGAGCGACCTAAAAGCCTCCCTCAGCGACAACTTCTTCGACCTTCTGCCTAATAGAAAAAAACAAGTCGCCTGTTACCTTGAGCGAGACATCACCGTGGAGCAACTCCAAAAAGCACTCAAATACCAAGCTTACCCCTACACCTAAACTGCCCTTTCAATGAGGAACTGGCTGGTGTTGGATGTGAAATGGGCTTTTGATGCCGCCTTTGAGTAGCGATTTTGCACCTATCCATTCAGCAAGCGGGTAACCGACGATGACTTGACTCCAAAAAGTCAACAACCGCGCTAAAGTGGTGGCGGCCCCAGCAATCACAATAGGAACCCCACACAGGGCAAACAGGTTTATCATTGTGACTTCAACTGCGCCCACAGGGATACCCGCCGATATGGTTTCCACTGTTGTGATTATGCAGTACACCGTTGCTAAGTCAACCAAAGAGATAGCTGTGAAGTTGAGCGAGTAGAAAATCATCAAGTAAACAACCAAATTTGAGACCCATGCCGCCACAGCGTAGAGTGCGGGTTTTACGAGTTGGTGTGGGTGGTCTTTGAAGGTTCGAAAGACGAGGCTAAACGAGCTGAGGCCATGATGGATTCTTTGGCGGATTGATTCTTGTTTTTGAGGATTTTTAATCACACGCTTTGTGATAAAAGAGATTATTTTTACGATTTTGTCAACTGCGCCCTCTTTGAAGGCAACTAAAAAGATGCACGCAATGACTGAAGCAGTTCCCAAAGTCACCAAGATAACGGGGGTAATTAGATAAACTGGCAGCTGACGCGTAAAGAGCAAAAGCAGAAAGCCCGCCAGTAAACCGCCTGAATAAACAACTGTGCTGATTAAACGTGAGCCGATGACGGTGGCGGCGGCTATGCCTGTGTCGTGTTTGGTTTCTTTTTGTGATAGGGCTATGCGGGCGACTTCTCCGCCTATGGTTGCGGCGGGTATGATTAGTTCGATGAAGTTGCCGATCCAGTTGTAGAGCACCAGTTTTCTAAGCTTGACTTTTACCGAGAGCACATCTAGCAGGCTATGCCAGATGAGGGAGTCGAAGATTACGGCTGCAAAAAGCGCAGCGACCGCTAAAGCCAAAAACAGGGAGTACTGGTAGAGGTTTAGTTGACTAAGCAAGCTGAAGAGGTCTTCGAAGCCGACGAAAAACCACAAGTACAGCATAAACGCTGCCAAACCAACGGACATTAACAAGAGGGTTTTTCGTCCAATCAACTTCAGTCTTTTTCCCACCTTCTAGCATGATAACCGTTACCCGCCAAAGAAAGCGTCAAGCCCAACTGTGCTGCTCTTTTGTGGGCATGAGCCAAAAGCTACGGCTCCTTGGGTTACCATGCCGTTTCCATGTAAACTTCGGTTCGGCTGCATATTAATCAAGTGGCAAGTAAAAGGCAGCAGACTAAGCCCGCACTTCCTTCAGGAGTTGAAGCAAGAAGATGGGCACTGACTGCTGAAACCACCTTGCGGCGAACCCGTAGTTGAACCGTTCATTGCGCCTTTATATAAGGGAGGGGAGGTCAGCTTTGAGACGTCGCGTGGTTCCAGCATGTGCGGATACGAAATAGCTATGCCCTGATTGTTTTCTCAAAAGCAGGCTTTAGGAAAAGTTGTTTAAAGTCTGAGCAGAACTGTGTCTGCTGACTTTTTTAGGATTTCAGCGAATTCCTGTAGCTTTTCAGGTGAATACGGTTTGATTGTTTTGAAGCGTTTGTCGAGTGTGTCGTTGGGTATGAACTGTTGAAGTGCAAGGGTTTTTGTGCCTTTGACCATTTCTCCTATGGCGGCTATGTCTTTTTCTGTTACGATTTCGGGGCAAACGGTGGTGCGGAATTCGTATGGAACTTTACCTGTTTTGAGCAACTCTATTGAACGCATTACACTGGCGGTGTCTGTTGCGCCGAGCAGTTTGTATTTTTCTGGGCTTGTTTTGACATCCATGGCAACGTAATCTACAGTGGGCAGGCATTCTTCAAGCACGTTTGGATAGCAGCCGTTTGTATCTATCTTCACCGTAAATCCGCGTTCTTTAAGTTTAGAGAGAAACTTGGGTAACTCTTTGTGCATGCAGGGTTCGCCGCCTGTGATGACCACTGCGTCCACGTATTTTTTTCGGTTTTCCAAAATTTGCAGTGCAGCGCCTTCTTGAAGAAAGGGTGGTTGGGGGTCGACGGCGATTTTGTAGTTGTGGCAGTATGGGCACCGCAGGTTGCAGCCAGGTGTAAATAGCACTGAGGCTACACGGTCAGGGTAATCTAGTAAACTGGTTTTTTGCAGTCCACTAAACTTCACTTTATGTGTTCACCTTTAAACTGTTAGAGGTACCGTTTGCAGTACTGTTGATCGGTCGAAGGTTTTTCGTATGGCGAATTCTGCTTGTTTGCCGTCGTTCCATTGGTCCACGGGGCGCAGGTATCCGACGACTCGGCTGTAGACTTCGCTTTTGGCGCCGCATGCGGGGCAGGTTTTGTGTTCGCCTGCGGTGTAGCCGTGTGTTGGGCAGACGCTGAAGGTGGGTGTCAATGTGAAGTAGGGCAGCTTGGAGTTCCAGCTGACTTTTTTGATGAGTTCAGCGGCTGCTTTCCAAGAGTTGAGCCGTTCGCCGAGGAATATGTGGAAGACTGTGCCGCCGGTGTAGAGTGTCTGGAGTGATTCTTGGTGTTCTAGCGCGTCGAAGAGGTCGCCTGCAAAGTCAACTGGCAACTGTGAGGAGTTGGTGTAGAAGGGTTCTGCGTGTTCTGAGATTATGTGTTTTTGGTTAGCGAAGACGATGTCGCGGTAGCGTTTTCTGTCTAAGCGGGCTAAGCGGTATGAGGTGCCTTCTGCGGGTGTTGCTTCAAGGTTGTATATGGCGCCTGTTTCTTCTTGGTAATCTGCTAAACGTTTACGCATAAACGTCAGCATTTTCACTGCGAAGGCTTGGCCGTCTTTTGAGGCGATGTTTGTTCCCAGCAAGTTTAGAATGGCTTCGTTAACGCCGACTATGCCGATGGTGGAGAAGTGGTTCTTCCAGAATTTACCATAGCTCTCCTTGACGTGGCGCAGGTATCGGCGTGAATAGGGGTACAATCCGTTTTCTGTGAAAGTCTCAAGCACTTTACGTTTCAATTCGAGGCTGGCTTTGGCGGTTTCCATGAGGTTGCTTAGTTTCTCAAAGAATTCATCTTCATCTTTGCTCAGGTAACCGATGCGGGGGATGTTTAGGGTGACTACACCGATGCTGCCTGTTAAGGGGTTTGCGCCGAAGAAGCCGCCGCCGCGTTTGCGCAACTCACGGTTATCAATGCGTAGACGACAGCACATGCTGCGTACGTCTTCGGGTTTCATGTCGCTGTTGACAAAGTTGCTGAAGTAGGGAACTCCGTATTTGGCGGTGACTTCAAAGATCGCCTGTGATACTGGTGAGTCCCAGTTGAAGTCTTTGGTAACGTTGTAGGTTGGGATTGGGAAAGTGAAAACACGCCCTTTTGCGTCGCCCTGCCTCATGCCCTCTGCGAATGCGAGG contains the following coding sequences:
- a CDS encoding anaerobic ribonucleoside-triphosphate reductase activating protein — translated: MKFSGLQKTSLLDYPDRVASVLFTPGCNLRCPYCHNYKIAVDPQPPFLQEGAALQILENRKKYVDAVVITGGEPCMHKELPKFLSKLKERGFTVKIDTNGCYPNVLEECLPTVDYVAMDVKTSPEKYKLLGATDTASVMRSIELLKTGKVPYEFRTTVCPEIVTEKDIAAIGEMVKGTKTLALQQFIPNDTLDKRFKTIKPYSPEKLQEFAEILKKSADTVLLRL
- the tuf gene encoding translation elongation factor EF-1 subunit alpha, encoding MSKSDKPHLNIIIMGHVDNGKSTTTGHLLYLAGVIDQRTIDAYKAEAEAMGKATFHFAWVLDNLKEERERGVTIDLRFLQFPTKKYNMTVIDAPGHRDFIKNMITGASQADAAVLFSSAKKGEFEAGIGPGGQTREHAFLAFTLGIRQLIVAINKMDDAQVNWGKERYDEMKNEISRMLKTIGYKIEKINFIPVSGWTGDNLVKKSEKMPWYTGPTLMEAFDLLELPPKPTNKPLRIPIQDVYSITGIGTVPVGRVETGILKPNTNLIFMPSNKTAEVKSIEMHHTSIPMAEPGDNIGMNVRGIAKTDVHRGDVAGPVDNPPTVAKEFIGQIIVIYHPTAIAAGYTPVLHYHTGQIAVKFTELIKKIDPRTGQVSEEHPGFLKTGDAAWVRMEPLHPIAIEAFNDFPELGRFAIRDMGTTVAAGAVKEITKKGP
- a CDS encoding glycoside hydrolase family 2 protein, with translation MPIEVPLDGFWHFKGYKACDGEELGAHTTQCRLDDWLLAEAPLTAHTNLLNHNLIPDPFKGCNEREVQWVSENEWWYRKEIELTPEVTSKDAVELYFGGLDTFATIWVNDFKVGEANNMFTPWRFNVKNIAKAGKNLIAIRFKPVCKVARELEQQHKQKYACLSAENFSARPYVRKAQYSFGWDWGPTLPTAGIWREAKILAYNKARLGYVAASPLEVSKQKAKVKLSAEIHASEESDLTVNFVLDGFGQKYNVEVPIKVSEGRNFADYTIEVAEPRLWWPRGYGDAALYDAAVKIYSGPEVLDEAAVKVGIRSIKLVEEPDGEGKTFIFQINGQNVFCKGANWIPADSFLPKVNLDRYTRLLRLATDANFNMLRVWGGGVYEADEFYDLCDNLGVMVWQDFMYVCAGYPEEEWFLREAEREAMEAILRLRRHPSIVVWCGNNENQWLHSVLWKARDKVDRLYGSKIYESLLARVCQSLDPTRPYRPSSPFGGSDSSGRHEGDRHNWEVWSQGLDYPTYLQDTGRFISEFGWQAPPTLELLTAYLEKEDLTPNSYAFRAHEKQTGGLELLRALLAIHYPVPDDLRLFVLYSQLNQGDALKTAVTHWRSRMYKTSGCLIWQLNDCWPVISWSLIDYGLNPKAAYYYVKRACQPIIAPLILKQNRIEGYVINETDTKLDGTFSFELVTFGGKVLHSVHAGVSVPAFSSKLVFESELNKIPRKENCILTATLRNSDAVLAEDARTVAEPKDLKLPPPQIQVAVTKVGTKTFEISFQSKNYTKALKIELSDLKASLSDNFFDLLPNRKKQVACYLERDITVEQLQKALKYQAYPYT
- a CDS encoding flippase-like domain-containing protein, with translation MGKRLKLIGRKTLLLMSVGLAAFMLYLWFFVGFEDLFSLLSQLNLYQYSLFLALAVAALFAAVIFDSLIWHSLLDVLSVKVKLRKLVLYNWIGNFIELIIPAATIGGEVARIALSQKETKHDTGIAAATVIGSRLISTVVYSGGLLAGFLLLLFTRQLPVYLITPVILVTLGTASVIACIFLVAFKEGAVDKIVKIISFITKRVIKNPQKQESIRQRIHHGLSSFSLVFRTFKDHPHQLVKPALYAVAAWVSNLVVYLMIFYSLNFTAISLVDLATVYCIITTVETISAGIPVGAVEVTMINLFALCGVPIVIAGAATTLARLLTFWSQVIVGYPLAEWIGAKSLLKGGIKSPFHIQHQPVPH
- a CDS encoding glycosyltransferase produces the protein MTAKEGISVVTTTWNERENIEELIRRIRQTLKDTPHEVIVIDDNSSDGTLEVAKPLADVAIGKSREGQTKGLLFGAKQAKFPTIVTIDSDLENSPELIPELVEQLAKYDVVVACRTRLPRFSEKWAAKTLGKIVGVSDFYSNFRAYKKEAIVNFDLGGGETFGGELLILAKKSGFRVGEVKYDAPPRRGQPRIGGVVRANWRISVASLKCWFMYYL
- a CDS encoding ribonucleoside triphosphate reductase, which translates into the protein MKFVLKRDSKLEPFDQERITTAIWKAAKAVGGKDKEQAKRISDEVVAELQKIYGDDGVPTVEEIQDLVEKRLIENGHASTAKAYILYRKQHTDMRELAALLSSSDMVDQYLEVEDWRVKENSNMSYSLQGLNNYLSSAVIAKYWIARIYPEDIAAAHFSGDIHIHDLGVLGPYCVGWDVSDLLLSGFGGVAGKIESKPAKHFRTALGQVVNFFYTLQGEAAGAQAFSNFDTYLAPFIRYDNLTQKDVEQALQEFFFNMNVPTRVGFQTPFTNLTLDLNVPDFMKDEAVIYNGKVTSDTYGDFTKEMEMFNLAFAEGMRQGDAKGRVFTFPIPTYNVTKDFNWDSPVSQAIFEVTAKYGVPYFSNFVNSDMKPEDVRSMCCRLRIDNRELRKRGGGFFGANPLTGSIGVVTLNIPRIGYLSKDEDEFFEKLSNLMETAKASLELKRKVLETFTENGLYPYSRRYLRHVKESYGKFWKNHFSTIGIVGVNEAILNLLGTNIASKDGQAFAVKMLTFMRKRLADYQEETGAIYNLEATPAEGTSYRLARLDRKRYRDIVFANQKHIISEHAEPFYTNSSQLPVDFAGDLFDALEHQESLQTLYTGGTVFHIFLGERLNSWKAAAELIKKVSWNSKLPYFTLTPTFSVCPTHGYTAGEHKTCPACGAKSEVYSRVVGYLRPVDQWNDGKQAEFAIRKTFDRSTVLQTVPLTV